The Paraburkholderia sp. ZP32-5 genome includes a window with the following:
- a CDS encoding GNAT family N-acetyltransferase, with amino-acid sequence MSPSLTVRRITADQGAVFRELRTASLREAPYAFGATLEDALSAGADSFNATAADHAVSQSVSTFILYTEGHPAGLIEAHFDDTAAHRAFVCELWVAPAVRHLRGGELLVDTASNWLAGAGASEIYAWVADANRNAMRFYEALGFGPTGEHRRVERMPEQAESLLVRHVPAMSDAPQP; translated from the coding sequence ATGAGTCCGTCATTGACCGTTCGCCGCATCACCGCTGATCAGGGCGCTGTTTTTCGCGAACTCCGTACCGCGTCGCTGCGGGAGGCGCCCTATGCCTTCGGCGCGACACTCGAGGACGCGCTGTCGGCCGGTGCGGATAGCTTCAACGCCACCGCCGCCGATCACGCGGTCTCGCAGTCCGTCAGCACTTTCATCCTGTACACCGAGGGCCATCCGGCCGGCCTGATCGAAGCGCATTTCGACGACACCGCCGCGCACCGCGCATTCGTTTGCGAGCTGTGGGTCGCGCCGGCCGTGCGTCATCTGCGCGGCGGCGAACTGCTCGTCGATACCGCGAGCAACTGGCTCGCGGGCGCGGGCGCCAGCGAAATTTACGCGTGGGTCGCCGACGCGAACCGCAACGCAATGCGCTTTTACGAAGCGCTTGGCTTCGGCCCAACCGGCGAACACCGGCGCGTCGAGCGCATGCCCGAGCAGGCCGAAAGTCTGCTGGTGCGCCACGTGCCCGCGATGTCCGACGCACCCCAGCCGTGA
- the map gene encoding type I methionyl aminopeptidase, with product MAITYKTPDDIARLRIAGRLAADVLAMIGEHVKAGVSTDELDALCNDYIVNTQKSIPANVGYLGFPKTVCTSVNSVVCHGIPNRGEILKDGDIINIDVAIIKDGYFGDTSRMYHVGQPSPVARQLIDTTYEAMVAGIRQVKPGATLGDIGHAIQKVAQRDGFSIVRDYCGHGIGRVYHEDPQVLHYGQPGQGVRLKPGMVFTIEPMINSGRAATSVQRDGWTVVTKDRSLSAQWEHMVAVTDDGYELLTPWPDGTGRYEAP from the coding sequence ATGGCCATTACCTATAAGACCCCCGACGATATCGCGAGGCTGCGCATCGCCGGCCGCCTCGCCGCCGATGTCCTGGCAATGATCGGCGAGCACGTGAAGGCCGGCGTGTCCACCGACGAGCTCGACGCGCTGTGCAACGACTACATCGTCAACACGCAGAAATCGATTCCGGCCAACGTCGGCTATCTGGGCTTCCCGAAGACCGTCTGCACGTCGGTCAACAGCGTGGTGTGCCACGGCATCCCGAACCGCGGCGAGATCCTGAAGGACGGCGACATCATCAACATCGACGTCGCGATCATCAAGGACGGTTATTTCGGCGACACGAGCCGCATGTACCACGTCGGCCAGCCGAGCCCGGTCGCACGCCAACTGATCGATACGACCTATGAGGCGATGGTGGCCGGCATCCGCCAGGTGAAGCCGGGCGCGACGCTCGGCGACATCGGTCACGCGATCCAGAAGGTCGCGCAGCGCGACGGCTTCTCGATCGTGCGCGACTACTGCGGGCACGGCATCGGCCGCGTCTATCACGAAGACCCGCAGGTGTTGCACTACGGCCAGCCGGGGCAGGGCGTGCGCCTGAAGCCGGGCATGGTGTTCACGATCGAGCCGATGATCAACTCGGGCCGCGCCGCGACATCGGTGCAACGCGACGGCTGGACGGTCGTCACGAAAGATCGCTCGCTGTCCGCGCAATGGGAGCACATGGTCGCCGTGACCGACGACGGCTATGAACTGCTGACGCCGTGGCCGGACGGTACCGGCCGCTACGAGGCGCCCTGA
- a CDS encoding MFS transporter, producing the protein MSTQQIIAESVCTAESANIAGRLERIPVSSWHVKARLIVGVATFFDAFDMLAIATAVPVLAKLWHLTHPEIGLLISSGFIGQIAGAFLFGWLADRIGRVRALQYSILIFSLMAVGCALSTSYGMLMAFRVIQGIGIGGEVPIAASYINELTRAHKRGKFVLLYEMVFSIGVLCAGFIGAWVVPSFGWQTIFLIGAAPAVVAVFMRRVLPESPRWLATKGQYALADKIVSDIEAYTLRAGLKLAPAKQIPTVAAPVARIGELLGPGYLRRTLTVWVLWFCAYFVAYGSITWLPTIYTSTFKLDLHTALMLSAINSFVSFPMNFVLAFIIDRLGRRRWFAIGFTLGALPLLAIGLMPELSHMTVIVLAALSYMFTGPNCSAAYLYTPELYPTRLRALGASSATVWLRIASSIGPFVVGMIITHGDYRSVFLMFGVVALFGALIIGRFGVETSERVLEELSR; encoded by the coding sequence ATGAGTACACAACAAATCATCGCGGAAAGCGTATGCACGGCTGAAAGTGCCAACATCGCCGGGCGCCTCGAACGTATTCCCGTTTCATCGTGGCACGTGAAAGCACGCTTGATCGTCGGCGTTGCCACCTTCTTCGACGCGTTCGACATGCTTGCGATTGCAACGGCCGTGCCGGTACTGGCGAAGCTGTGGCACCTGACGCATCCGGAAATCGGCCTGCTGATCTCATCGGGATTCATCGGCCAGATTGCCGGCGCGTTTCTGTTCGGATGGCTCGCCGATCGCATCGGCCGCGTACGGGCGCTTCAGTACAGCATCCTGATCTTCTCGTTGATGGCGGTCGGCTGCGCGCTATCGACGAGTTATGGAATGTTGATGGCATTCCGTGTCATTCAGGGAATTGGTATCGGCGGTGAAGTACCGATCGCGGCAAGCTACATCAACGAGTTAACGCGAGCACACAAGCGCGGCAAATTCGTGCTGCTGTATGAGATGGTATTCAGCATCGGCGTACTGTGCGCGGGATTTATTGGCGCATGGGTCGTGCCATCGTTTGGATGGCAAACGATCTTCCTGATCGGCGCGGCGCCTGCTGTCGTTGCCGTGTTCATGCGTCGCGTGCTGCCCGAATCGCCGCGGTGGCTGGCGACGAAAGGCCAATATGCGCTGGCGGATAAGATCGTGTCCGACATCGAAGCGTACACGCTGCGTGCCGGTCTCAAGCTTGCGCCCGCGAAGCAGATCCCGACTGTTGCCGCACCGGTAGCGCGTATCGGCGAACTGCTTGGCCCAGGCTATCTGCGCCGCACGCTGACGGTCTGGGTGCTGTGGTTCTGTGCGTATTTCGTCGCGTATGGATCGATCACCTGGTTGCCGACGATCTATACGTCGACGTTCAAGCTGGATTTGCATACCGCGCTGATGCTGTCCGCGATCAATTCGTTCGTCAGTTTCCCGATGAATTTCGTGCTCGCGTTCATCATCGACAGGCTCGGTCGTCGCCGCTGGTTTGCTATCGGCTTCACGCTCGGCGCGCTCCCCCTGCTCGCAATCGGTCTGATGCCCGAGCTGAGCCATATGACGGTCATTGTGCTGGCCGCGCTCAGCTACATGTTTACCGGCCCGAACTGCTCAGCCGCCTATCTGTACACGCCGGAACTGTATCCGACGCGTTTGCGCGCACTCGGTGCGAGCAGCGCGACCGTATGGCTGCGTATCGCCTCTTCGATCGGCCCGTTCGTGGTCGGCATGATCATCACGCATGGTGATTACCGTTCCGTATTTCTGATGTTCGGCGTGGTCGCACTGTTCGGCGCGCTGATCATCGGCCGCTTTGGTGTGGAAACAAGCGAACGGGTACTTGAAGAATTGTCCCGATAA
- a CDS encoding MFS transporter, with the protein MNNALLTIDVDSAIGTSSVNRFHVNVVFWSFVVMLMDGFDQQMIGYLAPSIIHAWGIARASFVPVFTASMVGMMVGSTVGGSAADRWGRRSIMLVGMAIFGLLTAACGLTTSIAQLSAVRFLAGIGVGFAVPNALALTAEYAPIRHRSMMITVMFLGYSLGGAAGGWAAALLIPHYGWTSLFFVGGVAALVLIPGCALMLPESIRFQLLRAGNSVRARTILARLLPGVAIDAQTRLIVAEKVERGVPAKHLFTEKRAVFTLLLWLCFIANLMTLTFVLNWLPTVIANAGIPLTRAVMVTSYFQVGGVAGGLILSRLLDRGTLAPLAGFFGCAAVSIALIGIAGNTSLALDLVVFAAGLFVVGGQFGLNAVASIAYPTFMRATGAGWALGVGRFGAIVGPIIGALLIGLNLPLPMLFVCGSVPMVIACAAALVLAHGDRIRFAGYRESGVH; encoded by the coding sequence ATGAACAACGCGCTCCTCACTATCGACGTCGATAGTGCAATCGGAACCAGTTCCGTCAACCGGTTCCATGTGAACGTGGTTTTCTGGTCGTTCGTCGTGATGCTGATGGACGGTTTCGACCAGCAGATGATCGGTTATCTCGCGCCCTCGATCATTCACGCATGGGGCATTGCGCGCGCATCGTTCGTGCCGGTTTTTACCGCCAGCATGGTCGGCATGATGGTGGGTTCGACTGTCGGCGGGAGCGCCGCCGATCGTTGGGGGCGACGTTCGATCATGCTCGTCGGCATGGCTATTTTTGGCCTGCTGACAGCGGCCTGCGGCTTGACCACATCCATTGCGCAGTTGTCGGCGGTGCGCTTTCTGGCCGGCATCGGCGTCGGCTTCGCGGTCCCCAACGCGCTGGCATTGACGGCGGAATACGCACCGATACGCCATCGCTCGATGATGATCACCGTGATGTTTCTGGGCTACTCGCTGGGTGGCGCGGCGGGCGGATGGGCTGCGGCGCTGTTGATTCCGCATTACGGCTGGACGTCTCTGTTCTTTGTCGGCGGCGTGGCGGCGCTGGTGCTGATTCCCGGCTGCGCACTGATGTTGCCTGAGTCGATCCGTTTCCAGCTATTGCGTGCCGGCAATAGCGTCCGCGCTCGAACCATCCTCGCGCGGCTGTTGCCTGGCGTCGCGATCGATGCGCAAACGCGGCTGATCGTGGCGGAGAAAGTCGAACGCGGCGTGCCCGCGAAGCATCTGTTCACCGAGAAGCGCGCGGTATTCACGCTGCTTTTGTGGCTTTGTTTTATCGCCAACCTGATGACGTTGACGTTCGTGCTGAACTGGTTGCCCACCGTCATCGCCAACGCCGGCATTCCGTTGACGCGTGCCGTGATGGTCACGTCGTATTTCCAGGTAGGCGGTGTCGCGGGCGGCCTGATCCTGAGCCGATTACTCGATCGCGGCACGCTCGCGCCGCTCGCCGGCTTCTTCGGTTGCGCGGCCGTTTCCATCGCATTGATCGGCATTGCCGGCAATACATCACTCGCGCTCGATCTCGTCGTGTTTGCGGCGGGTCTGTTTGTCGTCGGTGGTCAGTTCGGTCTGAATGCGGTGGCGAGCATCGCGTATCCGACGTTCATGCGGGCCACCGGCGCGGGCTGGGCACTCGGTGTAGGGCGTTTCGGCGCCATCGTCGGTCCGATCATCGGCGCTCTTCTGATCGGTCTGAATCTGCCGCTGCCGATGTTGTTCGTGTGCGGCTCGGTTCCGATGGTGATTGCGTGCGCGGCGGCGCTGGTGCTCGCACATGGCGATCGCATCCGTTTTGCCGGATATCGCGAATCAGGTGTTCATTGA
- a CDS encoding fumarylacetoacetate hydrolase family protein: MKLCRFGANRLGVVVGNVIHDVTAALDVLPTWQYPLPSFDPLIANLDAIRARAEALVGQVETVALNDAHLLSPVANPGKIIAAPVNYTKHLREVLDDQNLHHGNMINHIEKAGLFLKAGSSLVGASDGVQLCHTDRRNDHEVELAVVIGKTGRNISHTDALSYVAGYCIGLDMTIRGPEERSFRKSPDSYTVFGPWLVTSDELTDPNALDLSITVNGEIRQKANTSDLIIGVANLIEFASSFYTLHPGDVIITGTPEGVSPVVPGDTMVATIDRIGQMTVKVS; the protein is encoded by the coding sequence ATGAAACTATGTCGATTCGGCGCAAACCGCCTTGGTGTCGTAGTCGGAAACGTCATTCATGACGTGACCGCTGCTCTCGACGTGTTGCCTACGTGGCAATACCCGCTGCCGTCATTCGATCCGCTGATCGCTAATCTGGACGCTATCCGGGCGCGCGCGGAAGCTCTGGTCGGTCAGGTCGAGACCGTGGCATTGAATGACGCGCATCTGCTGAGCCCCGTTGCAAATCCGGGCAAGATCATCGCGGCTCCGGTCAATTACACGAAGCACCTGCGCGAAGTACTGGATGATCAGAACCTGCATCACGGCAACATGATCAACCACATCGAGAAAGCAGGCCTGTTTCTGAAGGCGGGCAGCTCGCTGGTCGGCGCGAGCGATGGCGTGCAGTTGTGCCATACCGACCGCCGCAACGATCACGAAGTCGAACTCGCCGTCGTTATCGGCAAGACGGGCCGCAATATCAGCCACACGGATGCGCTCAGCTACGTCGCCGGATACTGCATCGGTCTCGACATGACGATTCGCGGGCCGGAAGAGCGCAGCTTCCGCAAATCACCGGACAGTTACACCGTGTTCGGTCCGTGGCTCGTCACCAGTGATGAACTGACCGACCCGAATGCGCTCGATCTGTCGATCACGGTCAATGGCGAAATCCGTCAGAAGGCGAACACGAGCGACCTGATCATCGGCGTCGCGAACCTGATCGAATTCGCATCCTCTTTCTACACGCTGCATCCCGGCGACGTGATCATTACCGGCACGCCTGAAGGTGTGTCGCCGGTCGTGCCAGGCGACACGATGGTCGCGACCATCGACCGTATCGGTCAGATGACCGTCAAGGTGTCGTGA
- a CDS encoding FAD-dependent oxidoreductase, which translates to MKNKSVVVSGAGPVGLAAALALARQGIDVCVLETEADIPHDLRAGTFHPPTVEMLSALGVGDALLAQGIPVRQWQIRDRKTGVVAEFDLGVLSDLTPYPFRLHCEQHKLSELLRETLSGMPNARLLFSHRCTGYTEDADGVTVQFENAEGAGEMRASYIIGADGSRSVVRKTMDVEFEGFTWPERFLVFATSYDLREQGFTGNAYIADPDEWSAIFIQPHDGPPGIWRIAFPIPPEVEDSEVLTDDFVQAKIQGFLSPEREYPILYRSVYRVHQRVAKQFRVGRALLAGDAAHINNPLGGMGLNSGIHDAVNLAGKLADVLLNGASTEVLDLYDRQRRLTNVEYVQAITIRNKRLLEERDPVVREQRLDELRTIAASPDQLRAYLINSSMIASVRRADEIQ; encoded by the coding sequence ATGAAGAACAAATCAGTTGTCGTTTCCGGCGCGGGTCCGGTCGGACTTGCCGCGGCGCTCGCGCTTGCGCGTCAGGGCATTGACGTGTGCGTGCTGGAAACCGAGGCGGATATTCCGCACGACCTGCGCGCCGGGACATTTCATCCGCCCACGGTGGAAATGCTATCGGCGCTTGGTGTCGGAGATGCATTGCTGGCGCAGGGCATTCCCGTGCGGCAGTGGCAGATACGCGACCGCAAAACCGGCGTCGTGGCGGAATTCGATCTGGGTGTGCTATCGGACCTCACGCCTTATCCATTCCGTCTGCACTGCGAGCAGCACAAACTGTCGGAGCTGCTGCGCGAGACGCTTAGCGGCATGCCTAATGCGCGCCTTTTGTTCTCACACCGCTGCACGGGTTACACGGAAGACGCGGACGGCGTAACCGTCCAGTTCGAGAATGCCGAGGGCGCGGGGGAAATGCGCGCGAGCTACATCATCGGCGCGGATGGATCGCGCAGTGTGGTGCGCAAAACGATGGACGTCGAATTCGAAGGGTTCACATGGCCGGAACGTTTTTTGGTCTTTGCGACGAGCTACGATCTGCGGGAGCAGGGATTCACCGGCAACGCGTATATTGCCGACCCTGATGAATGGAGTGCGATTTTTATCCAGCCGCATGACGGCCCGCCTGGAATCTGGCGCATTGCATTCCCGATCCCGCCCGAGGTGGAAGATAGCGAAGTACTCACGGATGATTTCGTGCAGGCCAAAATTCAGGGCTTCCTGTCACCGGAGCGCGAATATCCGATTCTTTATCGCAGCGTGTATCGCGTGCATCAGCGGGTCGCGAAGCAGTTCCGTGTCGGCCGCGCACTCCTGGCGGGGGACGCCGCGCACATCAACAATCCGCTTGGCGGCATGGGTTTGAACAGCGGCATTCATGACGCGGTGAATCTCGCGGGCAAACTGGCCGATGTGCTGTTGAACGGCGCATCGACAGAGGTGCTCGATCTTTACGACCGGCAGCGTCGCCTGACGAATGTGGAGTACGTGCAGGCGATCACGATCCGGAACAAACGTCTGCTGGAAGAGCGTGATCCAGTCGTACGCGAGCAGCGACTCGACGAACTGCGTACGATTGCAGCCAGTCCCGACCAGTTGCGTGCGTACCTGATCAACTCGTCGATGATCGCGAGCGTCCGGCGCGCCGACGAAATCCAGTAA
- the minC gene encoding septum site-determining protein MinC yields the protein MSPKKSPFFELRSGSVDTLMFVVKTTDLDAMRAELTRRFEATPEFFANDVVAIDVRRLAGDERVPLADIAQLLDSVRMRPIGVVANAEQSWAAEAALPLLEARDRRGAAAKQADEDSAAAAPAAGTAAEPAANEAADAPANAASAAGAAADTSGAAATVDPAPAAEPVRLATSPQTMVVDKPLRSGQRIYAKGDLVVLGLVSYGAEVIAEGNIHIYAPLRGRALAGVQGNHDARIFCTCLEPELISIAGIYRTTENPLPADVLGKPVQIWLEEEKLMIEPLRLT from the coding sequence ATGTCGCCCAAGAAATCGCCCTTTTTCGAACTTCGCAGCGGCTCTGTCGACACGCTCATGTTCGTGGTCAAGACGACCGACCTCGACGCGATGCGTGCCGAACTGACGCGGCGCTTCGAGGCGACTCCCGAATTCTTCGCTAACGATGTCGTCGCGATCGACGTGCGGCGTCTGGCCGGCGACGAACGCGTACCGCTCGCCGACATCGCGCAACTGCTCGACAGCGTGCGCATGCGTCCGATCGGCGTGGTCGCGAATGCGGAGCAATCATGGGCGGCCGAGGCGGCCTTGCCGCTGCTCGAAGCGCGCGATCGCCGCGGCGCGGCGGCAAAACAGGCGGACGAGGACAGCGCGGCAGCGGCACCCGCCGCCGGCACCGCGGCGGAGCCGGCAGCGAATGAAGCGGCGGATGCTCCCGCGAATGCAGCAAGCGCGGCAGGTGCAGCGGCAGACACCTCCGGCGCTGCCGCGACGGTCGACCCCGCGCCCGCCGCCGAGCCGGTGCGGCTCGCCACCTCGCCGCAAACGATGGTGGTCGACAAGCCGCTGCGCTCCGGTCAGCGCATCTACGCAAAGGGCGATCTCGTCGTGCTCGGTCTCGTCAGCTATGGCGCCGAGGTGATCGCCGAAGGCAACATCCATATTTACGCACCGCTGCGCGGCCGCGCACTGGCCGGCGTGCAGGGCAATCACGACGCGCGCATTTTCTGCACGTGTCTCGAACCGGAACTGATCTCGATCGCGGGCATCTATCGAACGACCGAGAACCCGCTGCCGGCCGATGTGCTCGGCAAGCCGGTACAGATCTGGCTCGAAGAAGAAAAACTGATGATCGAACCGCTGCGGCTCACGTAA
- a CDS encoding CBS domain-containing protein, whose amino-acid sequence MRALDIMTSSVVTATPDMTIHDAAKLFVDHHISGMPVVDANGQVVGIVSQGDLLHRVENGTGHGKHRWWLELLSSSPREQAARYVKEHGHFVRDVMCDNVISIPDDMPLQQIADLMERRHLKRVPVLKDGRLVGIVSRSNLIRALASVEPIIDSGLHDDASLRDAILHEMQGQRWGLAKQGVVVQDGVAHLWGVIESEEEMRAIRVAAEGVPGIRRVESHMVAPSVLPTM is encoded by the coding sequence ATGCGCGCACTCGACATCATGACTTCCTCCGTCGTCACCGCGACACCGGACATGACCATTCACGACGCGGCGAAACTCTTCGTCGATCACCACATCAGCGGCATGCCGGTGGTCGATGCAAACGGCCAGGTGGTCGGCATCGTCAGCCAGGGGGATCTGCTGCATCGCGTGGAGAACGGCACCGGTCATGGCAAACATCGATGGTGGCTCGAACTGCTGTCGTCCTCGCCGCGCGAGCAGGCCGCGCGGTACGTGAAGGAGCACGGGCATTTCGTCCGCGACGTGATGTGCGACAACGTCATTTCGATTCCCGACGACATGCCGCTTCAGCAGATCGCCGATCTGATGGAACGGCGGCATCTGAAACGCGTGCCGGTTTTAAAGGACGGCCGCCTGGTCGGCATCGTCAGCCGCTCGAATCTGATTCGCGCGCTCGCGAGTGTCGAACCGATCATCGACTCGGGCCTGCACGACGATGCAAGCCTGCGCGATGCGATCCTCCATGAAATGCAAGGGCAGCGTTGGGGGCTCGCGAAACAGGGCGTGGTCGTCCAGGACGGCGTCGCGCATCTGTGGGGGGTGATCGAATCCGAAGAGGAGATGCGCGCGATCCGTGTCGCCGCCGAAGGGGTGCCGGGCATCCGGCGGGTCGAAAGCCACATGGTGGCGCCAAGTGTGCTTCCGACGATGTAG
- the gtdA gene encoding gentisate 1,2-dioxygenase, whose translation MKPETTAERQAFYGVLDRHDLAPLWEAMATLVTPQPQSACVAASWQYERLRPLLLEAGALITAEEAERRVLVLENPGIRGRSQITSSLYAGLQLILPGEVAPAHRHAAAALRFIVEGEGAYTAVDGERVTMHPGDFVITPSWTWHDHGNLGSEPVVWLDGLDVPIVNLFDTSFAERSATKSQSVAGAEDVAVSRYGSNMLPLDYEVHGGNSPLFAYRYAPARAALERLARSGQIDPLHGTKLQYANPATGGYPMPTIGAFLQLLPRGFNGQNYRSTDATVFNVVEGDGFSMIGQQRFEWQPRDVFVVPSWVPVSHHANAESVLFSFSDRPAQKALGLWRELV comes from the coding sequence ATGAAGCCCGAAACGACCGCCGAGCGCCAGGCGTTTTATGGCGTGCTCGATCGCCACGATCTGGCGCCGCTGTGGGAAGCCATGGCAACCCTGGTGACCCCGCAGCCGCAAAGCGCCTGTGTCGCCGCAAGCTGGCAATACGAACGCCTGCGTCCGCTGCTGCTTGAAGCAGGCGCGTTGATTACCGCCGAAGAAGCTGAACGCCGCGTACTGGTACTCGAAAATCCGGGCATTCGTGGACGTTCGCAAATCACCAGCAGCCTGTATGCTGGCCTGCAGCTGATCCTGCCGGGTGAAGTCGCGCCGGCTCATCGTCACGCCGCGGCGGCGCTGCGCTTCATCGTCGAAGGCGAAGGCGCGTACACGGCCGTGGATGGCGAGCGGGTCACGATGCATCCGGGCGATTTCGTCATCACGCCGTCGTGGACGTGGCATGACCACGGCAATCTCGGCAGTGAACCGGTCGTCTGGCTCGATGGTCTCGACGTACCGATCGTCAATCTGTTCGATACGAGTTTCGCGGAAAGGTCCGCCACGAAAAGTCAGTCCGTGGCTGGCGCGGAAGATGTTGCCGTATCGCGCTACGGTTCGAACATGCTGCCGCTCGACTACGAAGTGCACGGCGGCAACAGTCCGCTGTTTGCCTATCGCTACGCACCGGCGCGCGCCGCGCTTGAACGGCTGGCACGCAGCGGTCAGATCGATCCGCTGCACGGCACCAAGCTCCAATACGCCAATCCGGCGACGGGCGGCTATCCGATGCCAACCATCGGCGCATTCCTGCAATTGCTGCCTCGCGGCTTTAACGGCCAGAACTATCGCTCGACCGATGCGACGGTATTCAACGTCGTTGAAGGCGACGGCTTCAGCATGATCGGTCAACAGCGTTTCGAATGGCAGCCGCGCGATGTCTTCGTCGTGCCGTCGTGGGTTCCGGTTTCCCATCACGCCAACGCCGAATCCGTGCTGTTCAGCTTCTCCGATCGTCCGGCGCAGAAAGCCTTGGGCCTGTGGCGCGAGCTTGTTTAA
- a CDS encoding methyl-accepting chemotaxis protein, translated as MFRNMKIGTKLGLGFGAMLCMAAVLAFYSITSLNTLVGSFQVVTDQIWPRTRIVNQNIQDAYDYARAFTFIVTSEGKPGVSAEEAAHAHAVLGETVKRVNDSIAMLHTLPLSDAEKAALAKVETARTAYMKSRERVLELKRNGGLDQTVIYLMFTETNALQSAYIDAWQEFIRLESGALATDSDVVNQTYLSAKTLLIAAFSCALIGTLVLSISITLSVARPLKRAMQVAEALADGDLTMDIEVRTSEETGQLLAAMKRMVTRLKHTVAEVDGKASELAAAATQINATAQTLSQSASEQAAGAEETSSALEQMCTSIAQTTENSKLTEKIATAGAREAVDGGEAVRVTVAAMRQIARKINVIDDIAYQTNLLALNAAIEAARAGEHGKGFAVVAAQVRKLAEGSQAAAQEIGEVAAGSVSQAETTGRLLESMLPNITRTSTLVREITAASHDQSIAVTQITDAVGQLSETTQQNAAGSEELAATAEQMNLLAEQLQQTMSFFRLATDRTTGRQHTGWVSAPELAY; from the coding sequence ATGTTCAGAAATATGAAAATCGGCACAAAACTCGGCCTCGGATTTGGCGCCATGCTTTGCATGGCGGCGGTGCTGGCCTTTTACAGCATCACTTCGCTCAATACGCTGGTGGGCAGTTTCCAGGTCGTCACCGACCAGATCTGGCCACGCACCCGCATCGTCAATCAGAACATCCAGGATGCGTACGATTACGCGAGAGCGTTCACGTTCATCGTCACGTCGGAGGGCAAGCCGGGTGTCAGCGCGGAAGAAGCCGCGCACGCGCATGCGGTGCTCGGCGAAACCGTGAAACGGGTGAACGACAGCATCGCGATGCTTCACACGCTGCCGTTGTCCGATGCGGAGAAGGCCGCGCTCGCCAAGGTCGAGACCGCGCGGACCGCCTACATGAAGAGCCGCGAACGGGTGCTGGAGCTGAAGAGGAACGGCGGCCTGGATCAGACGGTGATCTATCTGATGTTCACTGAAACGAATGCGTTGCAAAGCGCGTATATCGACGCGTGGCAGGAGTTCATCCGCCTCGAGTCCGGCGCGCTCGCCACCGATTCCGATGTGGTCAACCAGACCTATCTGTCCGCGAAGACGTTGCTGATCGCCGCTTTCAGCTGCGCGCTGATCGGCACGCTGGTGCTGTCGATCAGCATCACGCTGAGCGTCGCGCGTCCGCTCAAGCGTGCGATGCAGGTCGCGGAAGCCCTCGCCGACGGCGATCTGACGATGGACATCGAGGTACGAACGAGCGAAGAAACCGGTCAGCTGCTCGCGGCGATGAAGCGCATGGTGACGCGTCTGAAGCACACGGTGGCCGAGGTCGACGGCAAGGCCAGCGAGCTGGCGGCCGCGGCCACGCAGATCAACGCGACTGCGCAGACCTTGTCGCAGTCGGCGAGCGAACAGGCGGCCGGCGCGGAAGAAACCAGCTCGGCACTGGAACAGATGTGCACGTCGATCGCACAGACCACGGAAAACTCGAAGCTGACAGAAAAGATCGCCACCGCCGGAGCGCGGGAAGCCGTCGACGGCGGCGAGGCCGTGCGCGTGACCGTCGCGGCGATGCGGCAGATCGCCCGCAAGATCAACGTGATCGACGACATCGCCTATCAAACCAATCTGCTCGCATTGAACGCCGCGATCGAAGCCGCCCGGGCCGGCGAGCACGGCAAGGGCTTCGCCGTCGTCGCGGCCCAGGTTCGCAAGCTCGCGGAAGGCAGCCAGGCCGCGGCGCAGGAGATCGGCGAGGTCGCGGCCGGCAGCGTCAGCCAGGCGGAGACGACCGGCCGGCTGCTGGAGAGCATGCTGCCGAACATCACCCGCACGTCAACGCTGGTGCGGGAAATTACCGCGGCGTCGCACGATCAGTCGATAGCGGTCACGCAGATCACCGATGCGGTCGGACAGTTGAGCGAGACCACGCAGCAGAATGCCGCGGGTTCGGAAGAGCTGGCCGCGACGGCCGAACAGATGAATTTGCTGGCCGAGCAACTGCAGCAGACGATGTCGTTCTTCCGGCTGGCAACGGATCGCACCACGGGTCGCCAGCACACCGGCTGGGTGAGCGCACCCGAACTGGCTTATTGA